One genomic window of Vibrio ziniensis includes the following:
- the ilvD gene encoding dihydroxy-acid dehydratase: MPKYRSATTTHGRNMAGARALWRATGVKEEDFGKPIIAVVNSFTQFVPGHVHLKDLGQLVAAEIEAAGGIAKEFNTIAVDDGIAMGHGGMLYSLPSRELIADSVEYMVNAHCADAMVCISNCDKITPGMLMASMRLNIPVIFVSGGPMEAGKTKLSDQIIKLDLVDAMMQGADPKVSDAQSEQVERSACPTCGSCSGMFTANSMNCLTEALGLSQPGNGSMLATHADRKELFINAGRRIVELTKRYYEKDDASALPRNIATKEAFENAMALDIAMGGSTNTVLHLLAAAQEGEVDFDMTDIDRMSRMIPHLCKVAPSTQKYHMEDVHRAGGVMGILGELNRAGLLHGKTNTVLGLTMEEQLSQYDVMQTSSDAVKDFFRAGPAGIRTTQAFSQNCRWDTLDIDRKDGCIREKQHAFSQDGGLAVLRGNIALDGCIVKTAGVDESILKFEGPAVVFESQEDAVEGILGGKVKSGDVVVIRYEGPKGGPGMQEMLYPTTYLKSMGLGKECALLTDGRFSGGTSGLSIGHVSPEAANGGTIGLVKAGDTISIDIPNRTIVLQVSEQELAERHAEQEKLGWKPVDRQRTVSLALKAYASMATSADKGAVRDKSKLEG; the protein is encoded by the coding sequence ATGCCTAAATATCGTTCGGCCACGACTACACATGGACGCAACATGGCAGGAGCACGCGCACTATGGCGTGCAACTGGCGTTAAAGAAGAAGATTTCGGTAAGCCAATCATCGCGGTCGTAAACTCATTCACTCAGTTCGTTCCGGGTCACGTTCACCTTAAAGACTTAGGTCAACTGGTTGCTGCGGAAATCGAAGCGGCAGGTGGCATCGCAAAAGAATTCAACACCATCGCCGTTGACGATGGTATCGCAATGGGTCACGGCGGTATGCTTTACTCACTGCCATCGCGTGAGCTAATTGCAGACTCAGTAGAGTACATGGTGAACGCACACTGTGCAGACGCAATGGTCTGTATCTCTAACTGTGACAAAATCACTCCGGGGATGTTAATGGCGTCTATGCGCCTCAATATTCCGGTGATCTTTGTTTCTGGTGGCCCGATGGAAGCAGGTAAAACTAAGCTTTCTGACCAAATCATCAAACTAGACCTTGTTGATGCGATGATGCAAGGCGCTGACCCTAAAGTTTCTGACGCGCAAAGCGAGCAAGTAGAGCGTTCTGCATGTCCAACCTGTGGTTCTTGTTCAGGTATGTTTACCGCAAACTCAATGAACTGTTTGACTGAAGCTTTGGGTTTATCTCAACCGGGTAACGGTTCTATGCTGGCAACACATGCTGACCGTAAAGAGCTGTTCATCAATGCAGGTCGTCGTATCGTAGAACTCACCAAACGTTACTACGAAAAAGATGACGCAAGTGCACTACCACGTAATATCGCAACGAAAGAAGCGTTCGAAAACGCAATGGCATTAGATATTGCAATGGGTGGTTCAACCAACACCGTTCTTCACTTACTTGCAGCGGCTCAGGAAGGCGAAGTGGATTTCGATATGACTGATATCGACCGCATGTCTCGCATGATCCCTCATCTATGTAAAGTTGCACCGTCCACTCAGAAATACCACATGGAAGATGTTCACCGTGCTGGTGGTGTAATGGGTATTTTGGGCGAGCTGAACCGTGCAGGCCTACTTCATGGAAAAACCAATACCGTTCTTGGTTTAACTATGGAAGAACAACTTAGCCAATACGATGTGATGCAAACCAGCTCTGACGCAGTAAAAGACTTCTTCCGTGCAGGTCCAGCAGGTATCCGTACCACTCAAGCTTTCTCGCAAAATTGCCGTTGGGACACATTAGACATTGACCGTAAAGACGGTTGTATCCGCGAGAAACAACACGCATTCAGCCAAGACGGTGGTCTGGCGGTACTTCGCGGTAACATCGCCCTCGATGGATGTATTGTTAAAACAGCAGGCGTAGATGAAAGCATCCTCAAGTTTGAAGGCCCAGCGGTGGTATTTGAAAGCCAAGAAGATGCCGTTGAAGGCATTCTTGGTGGCAAAGTGAAATCTGGTGATGTGGTAGTTATTCGTTACGAAGGTCCTAAAGGTGGTCCGGGCATGCAAGAGATGCTTTACCCAACCACTTACCTAAAATCTATGGGTCTAGGTAAAGAGTGTGCACTATTAACTGACGGTCGTTTCTCTGGTGGTACTTCTGGCCTATCGATCGGTCACGTCTCTCCTGAAGCAGCAAACGGTGGCACGATTGGGTTGGTGAAGGCTGGAGACACTATCTCTATTGACATTCCAAACCGCACTATTGTGCTACAAGTCTCAGAGCAAGAGCTCGCTGAGCGCCACGCGGAACAAGAAAAACTTGGCTGGAAACCTGTTGATCGTCAACGCACCGTATCTCTTGCACTGAAAGCTTACGCCAGTATGGCTACCAGTGCTGACAAAGGTGCAGTGCGAGATAAATCTAAGCTAGAGGGCTAG
- a CDS encoding sporulation protein, with the protein MSFIKKTLASFGIGSAKVDSVLQQEVLYPGQTVKFTVHVYGGSSAQDIDNIELKLCCRYVEEVSDDSSKQSGDRKRKVHQTYVLADWSLPYSFTIQPGETRDFAVELDVPWNTPVTIGDAKVWLETGLDIAMALDPTDKDILTVRPDPLMDGIFSELEEQGLRLRQVECEAAKGFALPFVQEFEFVPTTGPFHGRWRELEIVAYRDKDSLQMWFEIDRYQRGATGMLASLLGIGELKRQMTIASGESPQEAGIRVLEYLDSHS; encoded by the coding sequence ATGTCGTTTATCAAGAAAACCCTCGCCAGTTTTGGAATTGGTTCTGCGAAGGTGGATTCCGTCCTTCAGCAAGAAGTGCTTTACCCTGGTCAAACGGTGAAATTTACCGTTCATGTCTATGGCGGTTCAAGCGCTCAGGATATAGATAATATCGAATTGAAGCTGTGCTGCCGCTACGTGGAAGAAGTTTCTGATGATAGCTCTAAACAGAGCGGTGATCGTAAACGCAAAGTTCACCAAACCTATGTGTTGGCGGATTGGTCTCTGCCGTATTCGTTTACTATTCAGCCCGGTGAAACTCGTGATTTTGCCGTTGAGCTCGATGTGCCTTGGAACACCCCCGTTACGATTGGTGATGCCAAAGTTTGGTTAGAAACGGGGCTCGACATTGCGATGGCACTCGATCCGACCGACAAAGACATATTAACCGTCCGTCCTGACCCACTGATGGATGGTATTTTTTCAGAATTAGAAGAACAAGGTCTGCGCCTTCGTCAGGTCGAATGTGAAGCAGCGAAAGGCTTTGCACTGCCGTTTGTCCAAGAGTTTGAGTTTGTACCTACCACAGGTCCGTTCCATGGTCGATGGAGGGAACTGGAGATCGTTGCCTATCGAGATAAGGACTCTTTACAAATGTGGTTTGAGATTGATCGCTACCAGAGAGGGGCGACAGGTATGCTTGCCAGTCTGTTAGGTATAGGGGAATTGAAACGTCAAATGACCATTGCTAGCGGCGAATCTCCACAAGAAGCCGGAATAAGAGTTTTAGAATACCTAGATTCACACTCTTAA
- a CDS encoding YifB family Mg chelatase-like AAA ATPase has product MGLAIIHSRASVGVEAPSVTVEVHISNGMPGFTLVGLPETTVKESRDRVRSAIINSQFSFPAKKITVNLAPADLPKEGGRFDLPIALGILAASNQIAQNHLDRHEFLGELALSGELRCVKGVLPAALAASNNQRSLVVPHWNGDQAALVDGKRHKSAQTLLEVCADLCGQKTLSLFESSNIAPNPNMQRDLQDIIGQQQGKRALEIAAAGNHNLLFLGPPGTGKTMLASRLCDLLPPMTDVEAMETASVASLTQQEINLHNWKQRPFRSPHHSSSMAALVGGGSIPRPGEISLAHNGLLFLDEMPEFERKVLDSLREPLESGEIIISRVQGKTRFPARFQLVGALNPSPTGYHEGDQARVNPQVILRYLSRLSGPLLDRFDMSIEIPALPKGMLSNGGDRGEPTSVVKERVLQAREKMLQRNGKVNAFLQSREIEQICPLTKPDAEFLENALHRLGLSVRAYHRIIKVARTIADLQGESQINRSHLAEALGYRSMDRLLKQLIAQSVS; this is encoded by the coding sequence ATGGGACTTGCGATTATTCATAGCCGAGCAAGTGTCGGTGTTGAAGCGCCTTCGGTAACGGTGGAAGTTCATATTAGTAATGGTATGCCAGGGTTCACTTTGGTTGGCTTGCCGGAAACTACAGTAAAGGAGTCAAGAGACAGAGTTCGCAGCGCGATCATCAATTCTCAGTTTTCTTTCCCAGCGAAGAAAATCACCGTCAATTTAGCTCCCGCCGATCTGCCAAAGGAGGGGGGGAGGTTTGATTTGCCGATTGCGTTAGGTATTTTGGCTGCGTCGAATCAAATTGCGCAAAATCACTTAGATAGACATGAATTTCTCGGAGAACTGGCTTTATCTGGCGAGCTACGTTGTGTGAAAGGTGTGCTTCCTGCGGCGTTAGCGGCATCCAACAATCAACGAAGTTTGGTTGTTCCTCATTGGAATGGCGATCAAGCGGCTTTGGTTGATGGCAAACGGCATAAGTCGGCTCAAACGCTATTGGAAGTCTGTGCCGATCTTTGTGGGCAGAAAACTCTGAGTTTGTTTGAAAGTTCAAACATAGCCCCAAACCCTAATATGCAACGAGATTTGCAAGATATCATCGGGCAACAACAGGGAAAACGTGCGTTAGAAATCGCGGCTGCGGGAAATCACAATCTGTTGTTTTTAGGGCCTCCCGGTACGGGCAAAACCATGTTGGCTTCACGCTTGTGTGATTTGCTGCCGCCAATGACCGACGTTGAAGCAATGGAAACGGCTTCGGTGGCATCTCTCACTCAGCAAGAGATCAATCTTCACAACTGGAAACAGCGCCCGTTTCGTTCTCCACATCACTCAAGTTCAATGGCGGCACTGGTTGGGGGCGGCTCCATTCCTCGTCCTGGAGAAATATCGTTAGCTCACAATGGTTTACTTTTTCTCGATGAAATGCCCGAGTTTGAACGCAAGGTGCTTGATTCACTGCGTGAGCCATTGGAGTCTGGAGAAATTATTATTTCTCGCGTACAAGGTAAAACGCGTTTCCCTGCTCGCTTTCAGTTGGTAGGTGCATTAAATCCAAGCCCTACTGGGTACCACGAAGGAGACCAAGCCAGAGTCAATCCACAGGTGATTTTGCGCTATTTGAGTCGGTTGTCTGGTCCTCTATTGGACAGATTTGATATGTCGATTGAGATTCCTGCATTGCCGAAAGGCATGTTATCAAACGGTGGCGATAGGGGGGAGCCTACATCAGTAGTGAAAGAACGAGTGCTACAAGCGCGTGAAAAAATGCTACAGCGAAATGGAAAAGTGAACGCGTTTTTGCAAAGCAGAGAGATAGAACAAATTTGTCCTCTAACCAAACCTGATGCGGAGTTTCTGGAAAATGCTTTGCATCGTTTGGGGTTGTCCGTTCGCGCCTATCATCGCATCATCAAAGTGGCTCGTACTATTGCGGATTTACAAGGCGAGAGCCAAATCAATCGTTCACATTTGGCAGAAGCGCTCGGTTATCGTTCGATGGATAGATTACTTAAACAACTCATAGCACAATCTGTAAGCTGA
- the ccoG gene encoding cytochrome c oxidase accessory protein CcoG encodes MSQDKIDIKDVTPKVFNPKTHKGQGGDRFNPNKGIYVRESKGTYQKLRRYGGWLLLLLFGLVPWISYGERQAILLDLGNQQFNFFGTTLYPQDLTLLALLFMIAAFGLFFLTTFLGRVWCGYLCPQTVWTFMYIWFEEKLEGSANKRRKQDEGKMTAKLAMRKTLKHIAWFAIALVTGFTFVGYFVPVRDLVIDFFTLNATFWPVFWVLFFAICTYGNAGWMRSIMCIHMCPYARFQSAMFDKDTFIVGYNTARGEQRGPRSRKADPKSLGLGDCIDCDLCVQVCPTGIDIRDGLQYECINCGACIDACDTTMERMGYEKGLINYTTEHRLSGKHTKVMRPKLIGYGAVLIIMFGLFVAQIAAVDPAGLSVIRDRNQLFRTNSSGEVENTYTLKVINKTQHTQAYKLDVSGLTDVTWYGKQTVQVKPGEVVNLPMSLGVKPESLSSPVATIQFILSDDSNQFTIEVESRFIKKL; translated from the coding sequence ATGAGTCAGGACAAAATAGACATTAAAGATGTGACTCCTAAAGTCTTCAATCCCAAGACCCACAAAGGCCAGGGAGGAGACAGGTTTAACCCGAACAAGGGAATTTACGTTCGGGAAAGCAAAGGGACTTACCAAAAACTACGTCGTTACGGCGGTTGGTTGTTATTACTACTCTTTGGATTAGTTCCTTGGATCTCGTACGGTGAGCGACAAGCCATCCTATTGGATCTAGGTAACCAGCAGTTCAATTTTTTCGGCACCACCCTTTATCCGCAAGATTTAACGCTACTTGCACTCCTATTTATGATTGCCGCATTTGGACTATTCTTCCTCACCACGTTTTTAGGACGTGTATGGTGTGGCTACCTCTGCCCGCAAACCGTCTGGACATTCATGTACATCTGGTTTGAAGAAAAACTCGAAGGCAGTGCCAACAAACGACGTAAACAAGACGAAGGAAAAATGACCGCCAAGCTAGCAATGCGTAAAACGCTTAAACACATTGCTTGGTTTGCGATTGCACTGGTCACTGGTTTTACATTTGTCGGCTATTTCGTTCCTGTTCGCGACTTAGTGATTGATTTTTTCACCCTAAATGCAACGTTCTGGCCTGTGTTCTGGGTACTATTCTTTGCTATTTGCACTTATGGTAATGCGGGTTGGATGCGCTCAATCATGTGTATTCACATGTGTCCTTATGCCCGTTTCCAATCAGCGATGTTCGACAAAGATACCTTCATTGTTGGTTACAACACCGCTCGTGGTGAACAACGTGGACCTCGCTCGCGCAAAGCGGATCCAAAATCGCTTGGTCTAGGTGACTGTATCGACTGTGATTTATGTGTTCAGGTGTGCCCTACCGGTATCGATATTCGTGACGGCTTGCAATACGAATGTATTAACTGTGGTGCGTGTATTGATGCCTGTGATACCACCATGGAACGCATGGGTTATGAGAAAGGTCTGATCAACTACACCACAGAACACCGTCTTTCAGGTAAACACACCAAAGTAATGCGCCCTAAACTGATTGGCTACGGTGCTGTATTAATCATTATGTTTGGCCTATTTGTCGCTCAAATTGCCGCGGTTGACCCTGCAGGATTAAGCGTTATTCGCGATCGTAACCAGCTGTTTAGAACCAACAGTTCCGGTGAAGTTGAAAACACGTACACCTTGAAAGTCATCAACAAGACTCAACATACTCAGGCGTACAAACTGGATGTTTCAGGTCTAACGGATGTGACTTGGTATGGCAAACAAACGGTACAAGTTAAACCTGGGGAAGTGGTCAACTTACCGATGAGTTTAGGTGTAAAACCAGAGAGCTTAAGTTCTCCTGTTGCGACGATTCAGTTTATACTCAGCGACGACAGCAACCAATTCACGATAGAAGTTGAAAGCCGTTTTATTAAAAAGCTCTAA
- a CDS encoding thiol:disulfide interchange protein DsbA/DsbL has product MKKLFALVATLMFSLSAYAIDFQEGVHYKELDLTPSSKPSVVEYFSFYCPHCNAFEPIIAQLKGKLPEGVKLQKNHVSFMGGNMGKSMSKAYATMIALGVEEKMIPVMFNRIHNLRQPPKDDQELRQIFTDEGIDGNKFDAAFSGFAVDSMVRRFDKQFQDSGLSGVPAVVVNNHYLVQAQGIKTLDEYFELVNFLVNKK; this is encoded by the coding sequence ATGAAAAAATTGTTTGCACTGGTTGCAACCCTGATGTTTAGCCTTTCGGCTTACGCAATCGACTTTCAGGAAGGAGTGCACTACAAAGAGCTCGACCTAACACCTTCTTCAAAACCTAGCGTAGTAGAGTATTTCTCATTTTACTGCCCACACTGTAATGCGTTTGAACCCATCATTGCTCAATTGAAAGGCAAACTTCCAGAAGGCGTTAAATTGCAGAAGAATCACGTCTCATTCATGGGTGGCAACATGGGTAAATCAATGAGTAAAGCTTACGCTACTATGATTGCGCTTGGCGTTGAAGAAAAAATGATTCCAGTAATGTTTAACCGTATTCACAACTTACGTCAGCCACCAAAAGATGACCAAGAACTGCGTCAGATCTTTACTGATGAAGGGATTGATGGCAACAAATTTGATGCGGCATTCAGCGGTTTTGCGGTGGACTCTATGGTTCGTCGTTTTGACAAACAGTTTCAAGACAGCGGTCTAAGCGGTGTTCCAGCAGTTGTGGTCAACAACCATTACCTAGTGCAAGCACAAGGCATCAAAACTCTGGATGAGTACTTTGAGCTGGTCAATTTCTTAGTTAACAAGAAATAA
- the ilvM gene encoding acetolactate synthase 2 small subunit, translating into MQRYLLDIKADDKPVLLERVLRVIRHRGFIIKQVAATQNHESKVASVEIIVDSDRPISTLINQIEKLWDIRTVDVTNIKNDELPNNNLQQKICA; encoded by the coding sequence ATGCAAAGATATCTACTCGACATCAAAGCAGACGATAAACCAGTACTACTTGAGCGTGTTCTGCGTGTGATTCGCCACCGCGGCTTCATCATTAAGCAAGTAGCGGCAACTCAAAACCACGAAAGCAAGGTTGCAAGCGTAGAGATCATTGTCGACAGCGACAGACCTATTTCTACCCTAATCAACCAGATAGAAAAATTATGGGACATTCGTACTGTTGATGTAACTAACATCAAAAATGACGAGTTGCCAAACAACAATTTACAACAAAAAATTTGTGCTTAA
- the ilvG gene encoding acetolactate synthase 2 catalytic subunit translates to MTGAQLVVAALKQQGIKTIFGYPGGAIMPIYDALYDGGVEHILCRHEQGAAMAAIGMARATQDVAVCMATSGPGATNLVTGLADAFLDSVPLVAITGQVASSHIGTDAFQEMDVIGMSLSCTKHSYLVTDINELAPTLAEAFEVAKTGRPGPVIVDIAKDVQLGQAPVTSLPSFTPPAIPQVDPQQLVKAQQLMAESKRPVLYVGGGVQLAHATDCVRNFLRLNPMPSVSTLKGLGTIERHDPHYLGMLGMHGTKAANLVVQESDLLIVVGARFDDRVTGKLDTFAPHAKVIHIDIDAAEFNKLRKANAALRGDINTILPQLELSHDISSWVHHSESLRSGFKWRYDHPGDLIYAPLLLKQLSDMMPDSSMVSTDVGQHQMWAAQHIQPRMPQNFISSAGLGTMGFGLPAAMGAAVARPEDQSILVSGDGSFMMNVQELGTLKRRKIPVKMVLLNNQRLGMVRQWQSLFFDGRHSETILDDNPDFVMLAKAFDIPGKTITKKEEVEPALKEMLESKTAYLLHVLIDEEENVWPLVPPGASNNDMLENT, encoded by the coding sequence ATGACGGGAGCGCAACTAGTCGTAGCCGCTTTAAAACAGCAAGGTATCAAGACCATTTTTGGTTATCCGGGTGGCGCAATTATGCCTATCTATGATGCTTTGTATGATGGCGGAGTAGAACACATACTGTGTCGCCACGAACAAGGTGCTGCAATGGCTGCCATAGGCATGGCCAGAGCCACTCAAGACGTAGCAGTATGTATGGCAACATCAGGCCCTGGAGCCACAAACCTTGTAACCGGCCTTGCCGATGCCTTTCTAGATTCCGTTCCACTCGTTGCTATCACCGGTCAGGTCGCCAGCTCTCACATTGGTACTGACGCTTTCCAAGAAATGGATGTGATAGGAATGTCTCTTTCTTGTACCAAGCATAGCTACCTCGTTACCGATATTAATGAACTTGCTCCAACGCTTGCTGAAGCGTTTGAAGTTGCTAAAACTGGTCGCCCAGGTCCGGTTATCGTTGATATCGCTAAAGACGTGCAACTTGGTCAAGCACCTGTGACATCACTACCAAGCTTTACGCCACCAGCGATTCCTCAAGTTGACCCACAGCAGTTAGTCAAAGCGCAGCAGTTGATGGCGGAAAGCAAGCGCCCTGTGTTGTATGTTGGCGGCGGTGTGCAACTAGCTCATGCAACAGACTGCGTTCGCAACTTCTTACGTTTAAACCCAATGCCTTCGGTGAGTACACTAAAAGGTTTGGGAACTATCGAGCGCCACGACCCACACTACCTTGGGATGTTGGGTATGCACGGTACCAAAGCCGCTAACCTAGTCGTTCAGGAAAGTGATTTATTGATCGTTGTCGGTGCTCGTTTTGATGACCGAGTGACGGGCAAACTGGACACCTTCGCTCCTCATGCGAAAGTCATCCATATCGATATCGATGCAGCCGAGTTCAACAAACTACGCAAAGCCAATGCGGCACTGCGTGGTGACATCAATACCATTTTGCCTCAGTTAGAATTGAGTCATGATATTTCATCTTGGGTACATCACAGCGAAAGCCTACGCAGTGGTTTTAAATGGCGTTATGACCATCCGGGCGATCTCATCTACGCTCCACTATTGTTGAAACAACTGTCTGACATGATGCCAGACAGCTCGATGGTCTCAACTGACGTTGGTCAGCATCAAATGTGGGCAGCACAACATATTCAACCGCGTATGCCGCAAAACTTCATCTCGTCTGCGGGCCTAGGCACTATGGGTTTTGGTTTACCAGCAGCGATGGGTGCAGCGGTAGCACGTCCAGAAGACCAATCGATTCTGGTTTCTGGTGACGGTTCATTCATGATGAACGTTCAAGAGCTAGGCACACTGAAACGCCGTAAAATTCCAGTGAAGATGGTATTGTTGAACAACCAACGCCTAGGTATGGTTCGCCAGTGGCAATCACTGTTCTTTGATGGTCGCCATAGTGAAACAATCCTTGATGACAACCCAGATTTCGTGATGCTAGCAAAAGCGTTCGATATTCCAGGCAAAACCATCACTAAGAAAGAAGAAGTTGAGCCGGCACTAAAAGAAATGCTTGAGAGCAAAACTGCTTATCTACTTCATGTACTGATCGATGAAGAAGAAAACGTATGGCCGTTGGTACCGCCGGGCGCATCCAACAATGACATGTTAGAGAACACTTAA
- a CDS encoding YihD family protein, translated as MKCHRIEELLELLEPEWQKDSECNLLQFIVKLAGEAGYKGPLEELTDDVLIYHLKMRNSAKDEVIPGIKKDYEDDFKTALLRARGVIKD; from the coding sequence ATGAAGTGTCACCGTATTGAAGAACTGCTTGAGTTACTCGAACCAGAATGGCAAAAAGATTCTGAATGTAACCTACTGCAATTCATCGTGAAATTAGCAGGCGAAGCGGGCTACAAAGGACCGTTGGAAGAACTGACAGACGATGTACTCATCTATCACCTAAAAATGCGCAACAGCGCCAAAGATGAAGTCATTCCAGGTATCAAAAAGGACTATGAGGATGACTTTAAAACGGCGTTACTTCGTGCTCGCGGCGTCATCAAAGATTAA
- a CDS encoding acyltransferase: MSYLLLTINALLVIVNTTICSVAICFIAIVKLLLPTQKWKAYATQMADKAMWLWATVNARLLAVSNPVQWDIEGGEDLKKAGWYLLISNHLSWTDIVVLCAVFKDRIPMPKFFLKQQLLYVPFMGMACWALDMPFMRRYSREYLLRHPEKRGEDLKTTRRSCEKFKFHPTTVVNYVEGTRFNPKKQKSTRSSYQHLLPPKSGGIAYTLAAMGEQFESIIDVTLAYPDNVDKPFRDILMGRMQRIVVRVRVLPVDENVSGDYFNDKPYKRQFQQWLGDVWQDKDELLKEIYKP; encoded by the coding sequence TTGTCTTATTTGTTGCTCACTATCAATGCATTACTAGTTATCGTTAATACGACGATATGCTCGGTTGCTATTTGTTTTATCGCAATAGTGAAATTGTTGCTGCCGACTCAAAAATGGAAAGCTTATGCAACTCAAATGGCAGATAAAGCTATGTGGTTGTGGGCAACTGTGAATGCGAGGCTACTTGCAGTGTCTAACCCTGTTCAGTGGGATATTGAAGGTGGGGAAGATTTAAAGAAAGCCGGTTGGTATCTGTTGATCAGTAATCACTTAAGTTGGACTGACATAGTGGTGCTGTGTGCGGTATTTAAAGACAGAATACCGATGCCGAAGTTCTTTTTAAAACAGCAGTTGCTTTACGTCCCTTTCATGGGAATGGCATGTTGGGCTCTGGATATGCCGTTTATGCGACGTTATTCACGAGAATACTTACTCCGTCATCCTGAGAAGCGTGGTGAAGACTTAAAAACTACGCGTCGCTCTTGTGAAAAATTCAAGTTCCATCCGACAACCGTCGTCAACTATGTTGAGGGTACTCGTTTTAATCCGAAAAAGCAGAAGTCAACACGCTCATCCTATCAACATTTATTGCCACCCAAGTCTGGTGGTATTGCTTATACTTTGGCGGCGATGGGAGAACAGTTTGAAAGCATTATTGATGTTACGCTGGCTTACCCTGATAACGTCGATAAACCGTTCCGTGACATATTAATGGGGCGCATGCAGCGTATCGTGGTGCGTGTTCGTGTATTGCCTGTTGATGAAAATGTCAGTGGTGATTATTTCAATGACAAACCATACAAACGCCAGTTTCAGCAGTGGCTAGGGGATGTGTGGCAAGACAAAGACGAGTTATTGAAAGAGATCTATAAACCTTAA
- a CDS encoding serine/threonine protein kinase, which yields MTQATFHFDALTPDLMWYALESIGIRAESGFLALNSYENRVYQFIDEDKRRFVVKFYRPQRWTTEQIREEHEFALELADAEIPLAPPLVINGTSLHHYQGYDFALFNSVGGRQFEVDNEEQLEWVGRFLGRIHKIGAEKAFQHRPTLSLEEYLYQPRALLQNSQCIPMHLEKVFFNDLDLLIKKIEQQWSTTHCNIRLHGDCHPGNILWRDGPMFVDLDDARNGPAVQDLWMLLNGERQDKLVQLDILLEGYQEFCDFNVSELKLIEPLRGLRMVHYMAWLAKRWDDPAFPIAFPWFNDPKYWEGQVLAFKEQIAALDEPALSLMPQW from the coding sequence ATGACTCAAGCAACGTTTCACTTTGACGCTTTAACACCGGATCTAATGTGGTATGCATTAGAGAGTATCGGTATTCGTGCCGAATCGGGGTTTCTTGCTCTTAACAGCTATGAAAACCGTGTCTATCAGTTTATTGATGAAGACAAACGCCGCTTCGTCGTAAAGTTTTATCGCCCGCAGCGCTGGACAACCGAGCAAATTCGCGAAGAACATGAGTTTGCTCTCGAATTGGCTGACGCTGAAATCCCACTTGCACCACCACTGGTTATCAATGGCACCAGCCTCCATCACTACCAAGGTTACGACTTTGCCCTGTTTAACAGCGTCGGCGGTCGTCAATTTGAAGTGGATAACGAAGAACAACTGGAGTGGGTAGGTCGTTTCTTAGGTCGTATTCATAAAATTGGCGCTGAAAAGGCTTTTCAGCATCGACCAACCTTGAGTTTAGAAGAGTACTTGTATCAACCAAGAGCGCTGCTACAAAACTCTCAATGCATTCCAATGCACCTTGAGAAGGTTTTCTTCAACGACTTAGATCTGCTTATCAAGAAGATAGAACAACAATGGTCAACAACGCATTGCAACATTCGCCTTCACGGTGACTGCCATCCGGGTAATATTCTTTGGCGCGATGGTCCAATGTTTGTCGATCTTGATGACGCTCGCAATGGCCCAGCGGTACAAGATTTATGGATGCTACTCAACGGTGAACGCCAAGATAAACTGGTTCAGTTGGATATTTTGCTTGAAGGCTACCAAGAGTTTTGCGATTTTAACGTTTCAGAATTGAAACTAATTGAACCACTTCGTGGTCTACGAATGGTGCACTACATGGCTTGGCTGGCAAAACGTTGGGATGATCCAGCTTTTCCAATCGCCTTTCCTTGGTTCAACGATCCTAAATACTGGGAAGGTCAAGTGCTCGCATTCAAAGAACAAATAGCAGCATTAGACGAGCCTGCGCTCTCACTAATGCCACAATGGTAA